The DNA region TGTTGTCCGTGAGGTCGTTGAACGCTACCTCAGGCTCGACCATCCAGAACTCGGCCAGGTGACGCGACGTGTTGGAGTTCTCTGCGCGGAACGTCGGCCCGAACGTGTACACCTTGCCCAGCGCGGTGGCGTAGATCTCTCCCTCGAGCTGCCCCGATACCGTGAGGTAGCTGGGGCGGTGGAAGAAGTCGCGGCCAAAGTCAACGCGGCCTTCCTTGTCGCGCGGCGGGTTCTCGGGGTCGAGCGTCGAGACGCGGAACATCTGCCCGGCGCCCTCGCAGTCGCTGGCGGTGATGATGGGCGTGTGCACCCACAGGAAGCCGTCTTCTTGGAAGAAGTCGTGGATGCTGCGGCTGATGCGGTTGCGGACCCGCATCACGGCGCCCATGGTGTTGGTGCGGGGGCGGAGGTGGGCCCACTCGCGCAGCTTTTCGAGCGTGTGGCGTTTCTTCTGCAGCGGGTACTCGTCCCCCTCGGCCCAGCCGTGCACGGTCAGCTCGGCGGCCGCCAGCTCGGTCGCCTGCCCCTTGCCGCCAGATTCCTTGACGACGCCCGTGACGCTCACGCTGCACCCCGCGGTGAGGTGTTTGACCTCGTCGGCGTAGTTCGCCAAATCCTCGCCGGCGATCACCTGCAGGTTGGCCAGGCACGAGCCGTCGTTCACCTCGACAAAGCTGAAGCCCCCCTTCGAGTCGCGGCGGGTGCGGACCCAGCCCCGTACGGTGGCCTGGGCGCCGATCGCGGAGGGGTCGCGGGCCGCTTGTACGGAAAGAATTGGCATCCGAGCGTTCCTGGAGGGGCGGGGTTCTGTGTACGATTGTAGCGAGCCGGGGCGTCTTCGCCCCCGGCCGGCGTAGCGGAGAAGCCTCTCCAGTCCCAGAGCCGTCGATGGCGCCGCACCGGGGTCGAGGACGACCCGGCCCCCGAGCGGGTTCACGATCATGCCGACCCACGCCTGGCCCGACTCGCTCGATATCGCGATGCTGGCCTTCTGGGCGCTCGTGCTGGTGGGGGCGCCGATCGCCGGCTACGTGTTGATGGTGGTCGACTACCGCGCCTACCTGCGGTCGCTCCGACGCGCCCTGGTGGTGGTCCGCTCGTACGCTACCGGCCTGCCGAGCTGGGTCCGCGAGCACGAACCGCCCTGCCTGAAGGCGCTGGGGCTGACGCTGCCGGTCACACGCGAGCAGGTGCTGGCCGCCTACCGCCAGAAGGTGAAGACCATCCACCCCGACCTGGGAGGCTCGCGCCGCGACTTCACGCGGTTGCAGGAGCACTTCGAGCAGGCGCTGCTGTTGGCGGACGACGCGACGTAGGGTGCACGGAGTGCACCGGCCCCTCGCACCGCTGGTGCACTGGGTGCACCCTACCCCCGGACTAGTCCTCCATCACCTCGGCTTCCTTGCTCTTGGCTAGGTCGCTCGCTTGACCCTCGTAGGTCTTGGTCAGCTCCTGGACGCTGTCCTTGAACGTGTCGCGTTCGTCCTCGCCGATCAGCTTGTCCTTCTCCGCCTGATCGATGGCCTTGTTGGCGTCGCGGCGGACGTTGCGGATGGCGACCTTGGTTTCTTCGGTCAGGTCGCGCGTGCGGGAGACCATCTGCTTGCGGACCTCGCCGGACAGTGCGGGGATATTCAGCCGCACCACCTTGCCGTCGCTGTTGGGGGTGAGGCCCAAGTCGCTGGCGATGATCCCTTTCTCGATCTCCTTGATCGTTGAGGGATCGAACGGGCGGATCACCAATTGCTGCGGCTCGGGGGCGCTGACGCTGGCGATCTGTTTGATGGGCGTGGGGGAGCCGTACACTTCGACCCTAAGCGAATCGACCATGCCGGGGTTCGCCCGACCGGTGCGGATGCCGGTGAGGTCGCTCTTGAGTTTAGAGACCGCCTTTTCCATCCGCTCTTCGGCGTCGAGCAGTGCTTCATCGGGCGACATGGTTGACTCCTTTGGGGAGGGGCGTAGGGTGCACGCAGGTAGGGTGCACGCAGTGCACCAGTAGCGCGAAGGGCCGGTGCACTGCGTGCACCCTACGCGCTGACGCGGGTGCCGAGCGGTTCGCCCCGCACGGCGCGTTCGATGTTGCCGTCGGTGCGGTAGTTGAACACCAGGATCGGCAGGTTGTGCTCCATGCAGTGGGCGATCGCCGTGGGGTCCATCACGCGGAGGTTCTTCTCGCGGACGTCGTTGTAGGTGAGCTTGTCGTAGAACACCGCGTGGGGGTTCTTCTCGGGGTCGTCGCTGTAGACGCCGTCGACGCGGGTCGCCTTCATCAGCACGTCGCACCCAAGCTCGAGCGCCTTCTGGGCCGCGGCGGTGTCGGTGGTCACGAACGGGGCGCCGGTGCCCCCGGCCAGGATGACGATCCGCCCCTTGTCGAGGTGGCGGTCGGCCCGCCGGCGGATGAAGGGCTCGGCGACGCCGTCCATCTTGATGGCGGTCATCAGCCGGGTCTCCACTTGCAGCGACTCGAGCGCGTCCTGCAGCGCCAGCCCGTTGATCACCGTGGCCAGCATCCCCATGTAGTGGCCGGTGGCCTCTTGGATGTGGGAGTTGCCGCTGGTGAACTGGGCGCCGCGGAGGATGTTCCCGCCGCCGATAACGATGCCGATCTGCACCCCCAGCGCCCGCGCCCGCGCGGTCTGGCTGGCGATGTGCAGCACCTCCTGCATGCTGATGCCGCGCTCCCCCGGGGGGGCGAAGCTCTCACCAGACAGTTTGAGGATGATCCGCTGGTAGGGAGAGGACATTGAGGTGGTGAGTTGTGAATAGTGAGTGGTGAATGGCGTGGATCGTTTACCGCGGCGGGGGGTGGCCTCGTTGATCCTGGGCGTCTCTTCTTCGCGCCAGCGAGCGTTGCAGCCCGGTCAGCATTCGCCCCACCCGATCGGCGCAAGTCTTGGCGTCAGCGAGGCTTTCCGCGTCAAGCATCCCGCGTCGTTCGCAAATGACGAAGTAAGTCGTTAGCTCCGCGAGGGATCCGCGGCTGATAGACAGAAATCGGAGGAACTCACGTGTACTATCGCGGGCGGCCCCTTCAGCCACGTTGGCCGGAACGGACACGGCGGCACGCTGCATCTGGCTCTTCAACCCATAACGCTCATCGCTTGGAAGCGACGTACAAAGCGTGTAGACCGCGTCGACCAGCGTGATGGCCTCCTGCCAAACCTGGAGGTCCTGGTGTCCCCGAACATCACCCACAACGCAGCCCACCCAGTGCGGCCCGATCCCTAGGCAACGCGAAGCACTACTCACTAATCACCACTCACGACTCACTCCCTTCTCCCAGCTTCCAGAGGGTGAAGCTCTTGATCGTCATGCCGCCGCCCTTGGCCACGGCGCCGACGGTGAGCTTGTCGTCCTTGACGAACGGCTGCTCCAGCAGGACGTTCTCGGCGTAGAAGTTGCGCATCCGGCCTTCGATCATCTTGTCGATGATGTTCTCCGGCTTCCCTTCGGCGCGTGCGCGGTCTTTTTGGATCCCCTTCTCGCGCTCGACCGCTTCGGCGTCGAGGTCGGCCACGGTCAGCGCCTGGGGCTTCATCGCGGCGATGTGCATGCTGACGTCGCGGGCCAGCGTCTCGTCGCCCCCCTCGACCTCCAGCAGCACGGCGCTCTTGCCGTCGTGGTGCACGTAGCCCCCCGACAGACCCTCAACGCGCTTGATGCGCGGCACGCGGAAGACCTCGCGGATCTTGTTGACGATCTCGTCGCGCACCTCGCGGAGCGTCTTGCCCTTCTGGCTGGGGGAGGGCTGGTCCCACAGCGCTTCGGCGTCCTTGGCCCCGGAGCCGGTGGCGAGCTGCTTGGCCAGGTCGTTCGCTAGCGCGACGACTTCCGCGTTGCCCGCCACGGGGGCGCTCTCCACCTGCAGCTCGATCATCGCGGCGACCTTCTTGTCGCGGTCGATGAACTGCGCGATCCGGCCCTCTTCGGTCGAGCGGTCGCCGCGGCTGTCCATAAAGGTGGCGCCCTGCTTACGCAGCGCGTCCATGGCCGCCTGCATGTCGCCGCCCGATTCGACCAGCGCCTGCTTGCACTTCATCATCGGGAGCTGCGTCGCCTCGCGCAACTCCTTCACCATCGCCGCGGAAATATCCGCCATCGTCAAACTCCTCGAATGAATCGCTTACTCAGGATCAAAAAAATGAACCACGAAGGGCACGGAGGGACACTACGGACGGGAACCGCCAAGGACGCCAAGATCGCAAAGAAGGAAGAGGGACTGAGCGGGGCCGGCGGGCGGCGGTAACTTTCCGCTTCAGGGCTATCGCTACCGTTCCTATCGCCAATCCAGCCTGCTCTTCCGTCCGTCTTGGCGTCCTTGGCGTCCTTGGCGGTTCCCCTTTCTTCCCTTCCGTCCTTCGTGCCCTTAGTGGTTAACCGATTTAGGTCGCGGCCGGTTCTGCTTCGGACTTCTCAGCCATCGCCGCGTCGGAGGCCTTCTGGGCTTCCGCCTTCTTCGCGTCGGCGCCTTCGCGGGCCGATTGCGACTGGATGTTGGCCTGCACCCGGCCCGCCATCACCGCGTCGGCGAGGATCTTGGTGATCATCTCGATCGAACGCAGGCTGTCGTCGTTGCCGGGGATCGGCAGGTCGACCATGTCCGGGTCGCAGTCGGTGTCGGTGAGCGCCACGACCGCGATGCCCAGCTTGCGGGCCTCGATCACGGCGTTCTTTTCTTTCTTGGGGTCGATCACCACCATGCACTCGGGGAGCCGGGTCATGGTCCGCATGCCGTTAAGGTTGCGGTGCATCTTGCGGTACTCGCGGTTCAGCGTGGACTGAGCCTTCTTGGAGTAGCCGTGGATCGCCTCGCCGGCGCGGATCGCCTCGACCTCTTCCAGCCGGCTGAGCCGGTCGCGGATGGTGCGGAAGTTGGTCAGCGTGCCGCCGAGCCAACGCTCCGCGACATAGGGCTGGCCGCAGCGCGAGGCCTCGTGCTCGATGGCGTCGGCCGCTTGGCGCTTGGTGCCCACGAACAAGATCAGGCTGTTGCGCGACGCCACTTGAGCCAGGTACTTCTTGGCCCGCAGCAGGCCGCGGACCGTCTCGCGGACGTCGATAATGTGGATCAGGTTCTTGCGGGCGTAGATGTACGGCCGCATCTTCGGGTTCCACCGGCTGCTGCGGTGACCGAAGTGGACGCCTGCCTCGACCAACTCATTTACTAGATTCGACACGTAGAAAACTCCTCGTTTGAAAGGCACACCGGCCCCGTGCTGCGGATCCGCGGGTGCGGCTGCAGCGTCCCGGCGTTGGGGGAAGTGTCGGCCTGGCTTGAAGTTACAGCGATCTGGGCGGGCCGTGCGCCCAGCTCGTCGGTGCGTCAGGATAAGGGGTCGCCGGGGGAGGGTCAATTGCGGGGAAGGGGTGGGGTGTCGGGCGCTGGGCAAGGGAGGGGTGGTTTTTGGGTCCGCTCCGCTTCCTGACGGGGGCGGATCAATCGAGCCGCGCCCGCCAGGAAGCGGAGCGGGGGGCGCACGACCCTCCCAATCCCGACAAATCCGCCTCCCCAGGATGGGCGAACAAGGTAAGATTGGCGGGGCGAGCGCCCCTTGGCGATTCTGCCCTTTCCTCTGGCGGTTCCTCGGAGACCCCTATGCCACGCCTATTTGCCGGAACCCGGCTGATCCTCCTGGCCCTGTTGCTGGCGCCTTGTGCGGCCCTCACCGCCAAAGAAGCTGCGAAACCCGAGGCCAAGCCGGCCGCAGAGAAGGCCAAAGAGTCTAAGAAGGTCCGGCTCGCCAAGATCACTCTGTCGGGCGACTACCCGGAGACCCCCGGCGGGTCGGGCCCGTTTGCCGAGCTAGGCAACGACCTCAAGAAGCTGCTGGGCCGGATCGAGAAGGCCAAGGGGGACGACACGATCGCCGGCATGGTGCTGTCGTTCGAGGACGTCTCGATGGGTCGGGGCAAGCTGAACGAGCTACGCGGCGCGCTGGCCGACTTCCGCAAGGCGGGCAAACGCGTGGTGGCCGAGATGGAGTCGGCCGACACCCAGTCGTACCTGATCGCGTGTGCGTGCGACGAGATCGTGATGCCCGAGTCGGGGGTGTTGATGCTCCCCGGGCTGCGTGCCGAGCCGCTGTTCTACAAGGGGATGCTGAGCAAGATCGGCGTGCGGGCCGACTTCATCCATATCGGCGAGGCCAAGGGCTTTGGCGAGGAGTACACCCGCAAGCAGTGGAGCGAGCCGGTCAAACAAAACATCACCGCGCTGTTGGACGACCTCTACCAGCAGATGATCGAGACGATCGCGCTCGACCGCCCGATGACCGAGGCCCAGGTGGGTGAGGCGATCGACGCCGCGCTGATCACCGCCGGCGACGCCAAAGAGCGGGGCCTGATCGACCGCATCGCCTACCCGCACGAGCTGCGCGAGGCGCTGGCCCAGCGCTACGACGCCGACGGCGCCGGGGACCGGCTGGTCTATGTAGAGAACTACGGGCAGAAGGAGGTGGACACCGACTTCTCGGGGCCTACCGGCATCTTCAAGCTGATGAAGCTGCTCGCCGGCGGCGACACGTCGGACCCCAAGAGCAAGGTCAAGAAGATCGCCGTGGTCTACGCCGTCGGCCCGATCGTTTCAGGCGAGAGCGAGGAAGACATCTTTGGCGGTTCGACCACGCTCGGCTCGACCACCATCGTTGAGGCCCTGGACAAGGCCGACAAGGACGACGCCGTGGCCGCGATCGTGCTGCGGGTCGATAGCCCCGGCGGGTCGGCGCTCGCCAGCGACCTGATGTGGAGCAAGATCCAGTCGATCGATAAGCCGGTCGTCGCCAGCATGGGCGACGTGGCCGCCAGCGGCGGGTACTACATCTCCATGGGGTGCGACGCCGTGCTGGCCGAGCCGGGGACCGTGACCGGCTCGATCGGCGTGGTCGGCGGCAAGCTGGCCCTGGGGGGGCTGTTTAAGAAGGTGGGCATCACCACCGACCTGATCAGCCGCGGCGCCAACAGCGGCCTGCTGGCCGCCACACGCCCGTGGAACGAAAGCGAGCGCGCCGCGATCACCGGCATGATGGAGGAGTGCTACGACCAGTTCACCGCCAAGGCGGCCGCGGGGCGCAAGATGAAGCAGGCCCGCGTGAAGGAGCTGGGCGGGGGCAAGGTGTACACCGGCCGGCAGGCGAAGAAGCTCGGGCTGGTCGACAAGCTCGGCACGCTGGAAGACGCCGTCGCCGAGGCAAAGAAGCGAGCGGGCCTCGCGGCCGACGCCGAGGTAAAGATCGAGTCGCTCCCCGAGGCGCCCGACTTCTTCGAGCAGCTCTTCAGCAGCGCCAAGCCGGAGAAGGAAGTGCGGCTGAGCATCGACCTGTCGTTCCTACCGGCGGAGCTCGAGCGGGCCGTCCGCTCGGTCGGCTCGATGCGGCGGGTGTTCGAGGGCAAGCCGGCGGCGTTCGTCATGCCGGTCGGCGTGATCGTCGACTGACGGACAGACGGACGCCTAACCACCAAGGGCACAAAGACGCACGAAGGGAAGTAGAACGGGTGAACGAACAGGACGCGGATCTGCGCGGATGCGTCGGATTCGCGCAGACCCTTTTTGGTTGATGGTTGTTGATCCAGTAGATCCGCGTCCATCCGCGTTCCATTCGTTTCGCTTCACCTTCGTGTTCCTTTGTGTTCTTCGTGGTTAATTCTTCAGCACCCGCCAAGCGGCCAGCTTCTGGTCAAACGTCCTGCCCGCGTGGGCCGGGCTGGTGGACGGCAACCGCGTGAGCGTCAGCCGGCGGAGCACCCCGTCGCCCAGGCCCGGCGTTACATGGCGGGCGAAGGCCTGCTCGGCCTTCTGGCCGTTGAAGCAGACCCGCTCGATCCGCGGGCACGCGTCTAGCAGCCCCGCCAGGTCGTTGGCCACCTCGCTGCCGGGCTCGATCCGCGCGTCGAGGCTCCCCGGCCGGACGCACTCGGCCAGCACGTCCCACACCGCCACGCCTTGGCTACGCAGGCGCTGGCAGCGCGCGGGGTAGGGCTTCTCGGGGCCGGCG from Pirellulimonas nuda includes:
- the asnS gene encoding asparagine--tRNA ligase, with translation MPILSVQAARDPSAIGAQATVRGWVRTRRDSKGGFSFVEVNDGSCLANLQVIAGEDLANYADEVKHLTAGCSVSVTGVVKESGGKGQATELAAAELTVHGWAEGDEYPLQKKRHTLEKLREWAHLRPRTNTMGAVMRVRNRISRSIHDFFQEDGFLWVHTPIITASDCEGAGQMFRVSTLDPENPPRDKEGRVDFGRDFFHRPSYLTVSGQLEGEIYATALGKVYTFGPTFRAENSNTSRHLAEFWMVEPEVAFNDLTDNMDLAERFLKRIVADVLRDCGEDMAFFQERIDPEVMPRLEKITAGAFERLPYTEAVTLLEQSGEKFEFPVSWGADLQAEHERWLTEKHFGSPVILYDYPSGIKPFYMHVNDDGKTVRAMDVLAPGVGEIIGGSQREARLDVLKARMAEQGLSEADYWWYLDLRRFGTVPHAGFGLGLERMVQFTTGMANIRDVIPFPRTPGSAEF
- the frr gene encoding ribosome recycling factor, which translates into the protein MSPDEALLDAEERMEKAVSKLKSDLTGIRTGRANPGMVDSLRVEVYGSPTPIKQIASVSAPEPQQLVIRPFDPSTIKEIEKGIIASDLGLTPNSDGKVVRLNIPALSGEVRKQMVSRTRDLTEETKVAIRNVRRDANKAIDQAEKDKLIGEDERDTFKDSVQELTKTYEGQASDLAKSKEAEVMED
- the pyrH gene encoding UMP kinase, producing the protein MSSPYQRIILKLSGESFAPPGERGISMQEVLHIASQTARARALGVQIGIVIGGGNILRGAQFTSGNSHIQEATGHYMGMLATVINGLALQDALESLQVETRLMTAIKMDGVAEPFIRRRADRHLDKGRIVILAGGTGAPFVTTDTAAAQKALELGCDVLMKATRVDGVYSDDPEKNPHAVFYDKLTYNDVREKNLRVMDPTAIAHCMEHNLPILVFNYRTDGNIERAVRGEPLGTRVSA
- a CDS encoding four helix bundle protein, with translation MSSASRCLGIGPHWVGCVVGDVRGHQDLQVWQEAITLVDAVYTLCTSLPSDERYGLKSQMQRAAVSVPANVAEGAARDSTREFLRFLSISRGSLAELTTYFVICERRGMLDAESLADAKTCADRVGRMLTGLQRSLARRRDAQDQRGHPPPR
- the tsf gene encoding translation elongation factor Ts — protein: MADISAAMVKELREATQLPMMKCKQALVESGGDMQAAMDALRKQGATFMDSRGDRSTEEGRIAQFIDRDKKVAAMIELQVESAPVAGNAEVVALANDLAKQLATGSGAKDAEALWDQPSPSQKGKTLREVRDEIVNKIREVFRVPRIKRVEGLSGGYVHHDGKSAVLLEVEGGDETLARDVSMHIAAMKPQALTVADLDAEAVEREKGIQKDRARAEGKPENIIDKMIEGRMRNFYAENVLLEQPFVKDDKLTVGAVAKGGGMTIKSFTLWKLGEGSES
- the rpsB gene encoding 30S ribosomal protein S2; translated protein: MSNLVNELVEAGVHFGHRSSRWNPKMRPYIYARKNLIHIIDVRETVRGLLRAKKYLAQVASRNSLILFVGTKRQAADAIEHEASRCGQPYVAERWLGGTLTNFRTIRDRLSRLEEVEAIRAGEAIHGYSKKAQSTLNREYRKMHRNLNGMRTMTRLPECMVVIDPKKEKNAVIEARKLGIAVVALTDTDCDPDMVDLPIPGNDDSLRSIEMITKILADAVMAGRVQANIQSQSAREGADAKKAEAQKASDAAMAEKSEAEPAAT
- the sppA gene encoding signal peptide peptidase SppA, whose product is MPRLFAGTRLILLALLLAPCAALTAKEAAKPEAKPAAEKAKESKKVRLAKITLSGDYPETPGGSGPFAELGNDLKKLLGRIEKAKGDDTIAGMVLSFEDVSMGRGKLNELRGALADFRKAGKRVVAEMESADTQSYLIACACDEIVMPESGVLMLPGLRAEPLFYKGMLSKIGVRADFIHIGEAKGFGEEYTRKQWSEPVKQNITALLDDLYQQMIETIALDRPMTEAQVGEAIDAALITAGDAKERGLIDRIAYPHELREALAQRYDADGAGDRLVYVENYGQKEVDTDFSGPTGIFKLMKLLAGGDTSDPKSKVKKIAVVYAVGPIVSGESEEDIFGGSTTLGSTTIVEALDKADKDDAVAAIVLRVDSPGGSALASDLMWSKIQSIDKPVVASMGDVAASGGYYISMGCDAVLAEPGTVTGSIGVVGGKLALGGLFKKVGITTDLISRGANSGLLAATRPWNESERAAITGMMEECYDQFTAKAAAGRKMKQARVKELGGGKVYTGRQAKKLGLVDKLGTLEDAVAEAKKRAGLAADAEVKIESLPEAPDFFEQLFSSAKPEKEVRLSIDLSFLPAELERAVRSVGSMRRVFEGKPAAFVMPVGVIVD
- a CDS encoding DNA-deoxyinosine glycosylase — encoded protein: MPIHSFPPIARPDARVLILGSMPGGASLAAREYYAHPRNAFWPIMGELFGAGPEKPYPARCQRLRSQGVAVWDVLAECVRPGSLDARIEPGSEVANDLAGLLDACPRIERVCFNGQKAEQAFARHVTPGLGDGVLRRLTLTRLPSTSPAHAGRTFDQKLAAWRVLKN